In the Maribacter sp. MJ134 genome, one interval contains:
- a CDS encoding lipid-binding SYLF domain-containing protein codes for MKKLKMFALILFAITATNINAQTEEERDLIADAEKAKASLVAANEKITDFFDSSYGYVIFPNVGKGGLIIGGASGNGILYQGGKSVGTVNLKKLNVGLQAGGQSVIEAIFFENETSFNEFKSDNYEFDAGVSAVVLKSGKALKAKYEDGVAVFALPKAGLMADVTVGGQRFEYEAFETDSEK; via the coding sequence ATGAAAAAGTTAAAAATGTTTGCTTTGATATTGTTCGCAATAACGGCAACAAACATCAATGCACAAACGGAAGAAGAAAGAGATTTGATAGCGGATGCTGAAAAAGCGAAGGCCAGCCTTGTTGCGGCGAATGAAAAGATTACTGATTTTTTTGATTCTTCTTATGGATACGTAATTTTCCCGAATGTAGGTAAAGGCGGGTTGATTATTGGTGGAGCCTCTGGAAACGGAATCTTATACCAAGGCGGTAAAAGTGTAGGAACCGTTAATCTTAAAAAATTAAATGTAGGCTTACAGGCCGGAGGGCAATCGGTTATCGAGGCAATTTTCTTTGAGAATGAAACCTCATTTAATGAATTTAAAAGCGATAACTACGAATTTGACGCTGGAGTATCAGCTGTAGTCCTAAAATCAGGTAAAGCCTTAAAAGCAAAGTATGAAGATGGTGTTGCCGTATTTGCTTTACCAAAAGCAGGATTGATGGCAGATGTAACCGTTGGTGGACAACGTTTTGAATATGAAGCTTTTGAAACAGACTCCGAAAAATAG
- a CDS encoding RNA polymerase sigma factor, with translation MTPSEERYKEIYRDNYPKVMRLCMGYVSGDQALAKDVAQDVFIKIWENLEQFRNESGIGTWIYRITVNTCLTQLRKQKKHRTNYDIKDIPEHHEAYSGEEKHQMLVQLYGCINTLSETNKAIILLELEGLPQKEISEIIGIKHEAIRTRIHRIKSQLTKCVNNE, from the coding sequence ATGACCCCATCAGAAGAAAGATATAAGGAGATTTATAGGGATAATTACCCTAAGGTGATGCGGTTGTGTATGGGATACGTTTCTGGAGACCAGGCCTTGGCGAAAGATGTAGCTCAGGATGTATTCATTAAAATTTGGGAGAACTTGGAACAGTTTCGTAATGAAAGTGGTATTGGAACCTGGATTTATAGAATCACAGTAAATACCTGCCTTACGCAACTCAGGAAGCAGAAAAAGCATCGAACTAACTACGATATAAAAGATATTCCTGAACACCATGAGGCCTATTCGGGAGAGGAAAAGCATCAAATGTTAGTGCAGTTATATGGATGTATCAATACCTTATCTGAAACCAACAAGGCCATTATTTTATTGGAGCTCGAGGGTTTGCCACAAAAAGAGATTTCTGAAATCATAGGAATAAAACACGAAGCAATCCGCACACGAATACATCGGATCAAAAGTCAATTAACAAAATGCGTAAACAATGAATAA
- a CDS encoding tetratricopeptide repeat protein: MKNECIFLLLFLGTNFVPALSYAQEENGIRVEESAEVFLEDYSDDFQENFFEALKQKGIQNYDRAINFLLECKRLQPENKVVAYELAKSYHLDKKNILAQEYAIEALNSEPENYWYLHTLNTIVGKQGNTMSSLENLIPYNNAVLKENLAQIYFKDGKLEAALAVLKTLESSKNRMALEQKINDSLQNKDANKQTVSYTATVRNNTPNSIENYKMRIKGLMKMNGGNLGLVQLTEEALESYPSQPYFYYASGYALNRNKKHRDAIEVLEAALDYLINDIALANKIYKELSDAYSAISNPSKANMYLSKIKPGF; this comes from the coding sequence ATGAAAAATGAATGTATTTTTTTGTTGCTTTTTTTAGGAACAAATTTTGTTCCAGCTCTTTCTTATGCCCAAGAAGAAAATGGAATTAGGGTAGAAGAAAGTGCAGAAGTGTTTTTAGAGGACTATTCCGATGATTTTCAAGAAAACTTCTTTGAGGCATTAAAACAGAAAGGAATTCAGAATTACGACAGGGCCATTAATTTTTTGCTCGAATGCAAACGATTACAACCAGAAAACAAGGTGGTTGCCTATGAACTTGCAAAGAGCTATCATTTAGATAAAAAAAATATACTTGCACAGGAATATGCAATTGAGGCCTTGAACAGTGAGCCTGAAAACTATTGGTATTTGCACACTTTAAATACCATAGTGGGGAAACAAGGAAATACTATGAGTTCCTTAGAAAATCTAATTCCGTACAATAATGCGGTGCTCAAGGAAAATCTTGCTCAAATCTATTTCAAGGATGGCAAATTAGAAGCTGCGCTTGCGGTTCTAAAAACACTTGAAAGCTCAAAGAACAGGATGGCCCTTGAACAAAAAATAAACGACTCCCTTCAAAATAAAGACGCAAACAAACAAACGGTTTCCTATACGGCAACGGTAAGAAACAATACGCCCAACAGCATAGAAAATTATAAAATGAGAATAAAGGGGCTGATGAAAATGAACGGCGGCAACTTAGGTCTAGTGCAATTAACCGAGGAAGCTTTAGAAAGCTACCCTTCTCAACCCTATTTTTATTACGCCAGCGGATATGCGCTGAACAGAAACAAAAAGCACAGGGATGCCATTGAGGTATTGGAAGCAGCTTTGGATTATTTGATTAACGATATTGCCTTGGCCAATAAAATTTACAAGGAACTGTCAGATGCCTATAGTGCTATAAGCAATCCATCAAAGGCAAATATGTACCTTAGTAAGATTAAACCCGGATTTTAA
- a CDS encoding acyl-CoA thioesterase, with protein MEAKTPSDSRTTMTDMVLPSETNPLNNLFGGELLARMDRAASIAARRHSRRITVTASVNHVAFNRAVPVGSVVTVEAAVSRSFRTSMEVYIDVWMEDRFSGERTKANEAIYTFVAVDETGKPTEVPQLSPDTDLEKERFAGALRRKQLSLVLAGKMKPNEATELRALFIAP; from the coding sequence ATGGAAGCTAAAACACCTTCAGATTCTAGAACTACAATGACCGATATGGTGCTCCCCAGTGAGACCAATCCACTGAACAATCTGTTCGGGGGGGAACTTTTGGCACGTATGGATCGCGCTGCAAGTATTGCCGCTAGAAGACACAGTCGTCGTATTACCGTTACGGCTTCTGTGAATCACGTTGCTTTTAACAGGGCAGTGCCCGTAGGTAGCGTAGTTACCGTGGAAGCTGCCGTTTCCCGTTCTTTTAGGACCTCAATGGAGGTTTATATTGATGTTTGGATGGAAGATCGCTTCAGCGGCGAGCGTACTAAAGCGAACGAAGCCATTTATACTTTTGTGGCTGTCGACGAGACTGGTAAGCCCACAGAAGTACCGCAACTGTCTCCGGATACCGATTTGGAAAAAGAGCGTTTTGCAGGAGCATTAAGAAGGAAGCAATTAAGCCTTGTACTTGCCGGAAAAATGAAACCTAACGAAGCCACAGAATTACGTGCTTTGTTTATAGCCCCCTAG
- a CDS encoding murein hydrolase activator EnvC family protein, with product MLVVLTQDLYAQTSEQKALEEKREQLQNEIRDINRLLFAEKKEKGNVLDQMEALDKKITVRQQLIRVTNQQSNLLNRQINTNIRNIGKLKSELQEIKDQYAKMIQKSYQNKSKQNRLMFLLSSESFFQAFKRLQYMKQYTDYRKEQGAQIIAKTDELTRLNSDLNEERKVKEVLLAQNRKAKNKLFGEIQEQKALLGTIRKNESKYSSAINKKKREARKIDQQIEKLIRSAIAASNKKSGKKNTSASKFALTPEATLIAKNFSSNKGKLIWPVEKGIKSQGFGIYKDAVYPGIKHQSNGVIIATDPGVKARAIFEGEVIAILAVPGGNKGVQIKHGNFISTYYNLAELYVKKGDKVGIKEELGTIYTNKTNGQTRLKFYLYQDTSRLNPEEWVYRL from the coding sequence ATGCTGGTCGTGCTGACCCAGGATTTATATGCGCAAACCAGCGAACAGAAAGCCTTAGAAGAGAAGCGAGAGCAGCTTCAAAATGAAATCCGGGATATCAATCGCCTACTTTTTGCCGAAAAGAAGGAAAAAGGAAATGTTTTGGACCAAATGGAAGCCTTGGATAAAAAAATTACCGTAAGGCAGCAATTGATTCGTGTTACCAACCAACAATCTAACCTACTGAACAGACAGATCAACACCAACATCAGGAATATTGGTAAGCTGAAGAGCGAATTACAAGAGATAAAAGACCAATACGCTAAAATGATACAGAAGTCGTATCAGAATAAATCCAAACAGAACAGGTTAATGTTCCTATTGTCCTCGGAAAGCTTTTTTCAAGCATTTAAGCGCTTACAGTATATGAAGCAGTATACGGATTATAGAAAGGAGCAGGGAGCTCAGATTATTGCAAAAACGGACGAGCTAACACGACTGAACAGTGACCTTAATGAAGAACGAAAAGTAAAAGAAGTATTATTGGCACAGAATAGAAAGGCCAAAAATAAGCTCTTTGGAGAAATACAGGAGCAAAAAGCACTTTTAGGAACTATACGCAAGAACGAAAGTAAATATAGTAGTGCCATTAACAAGAAAAAACGGGAAGCCCGAAAAATAGACCAACAGATTGAAAAGCTTATTCGAAGCGCCATAGCTGCCTCTAACAAGAAGTCCGGAAAGAAGAATACAAGTGCTAGTAAGTTTGCACTTACTCCTGAGGCTACGTTAATCGCCAAGAACTTTTCCTCTAACAAGGGCAAGCTTATTTGGCCAGTGGAGAAAGGAATAAAAAGTCAGGGTTTTGGTATTTATAAAGACGCCGTATATCCCGGCATTAAGCACCAGAGCAACGGGGTAATTATTGCCACCGACCCCGGTGTCAAGGCGCGAGCAATTTTTGAAGGGGAGGTCATTGCTATTTTAGCCGTTCCGGGTGGAAATAAAGGGGTGCAGATTAAACATGGTAATTTTATCAGCACCTATTATAATTTGGCAGAACTTTATGTAAAAAAAGGGGATAAAGTGGGGATTAAAGAAGAATTGGGTACTATATACACCAACAAAACTAACGGACAAACACGCTTAAAATTTTATTTATATCAAGATACCTCCAGACTGAACCCTGAGGAGTGGGTGTACCGATTGTAA
- a CDS encoding SPOR domain-containing protein codes for MVLEHYISDLLYRYNCVVVPNFGAFLTQKIAARINDTTNTFFAPSKSIAFNEQLITNDGLLVSHIAQSEKITFEDALSQIEGITKKWSQKLTEGEKLSLSKIGLLWAGAENKVQFQPSSEVNYLTSSFGLSSFNSIPVTREVLKEEIIALEEDIPFIISPEKRETTSFRPYLKYAAILLLALSTGLTGYRAYEKGMVNERLVRQDAQKEVTRQIQEATFFNTAPLELPTVNVDAVSNAENNTARHHIVAGAFRVKANADRKIATLQQKGYKAAYYGTNAYGLHMVTYDRYENAQEALSALRKIKRTQSSDAWLLSEK; via the coding sequence ATGGTACTAGAACACTATATCAGCGACTTGCTATACAGGTACAATTGTGTGGTGGTCCCAAATTTTGGGGCTTTCCTTACACAAAAGATAGCTGCACGCATCAATGATACTACAAACACCTTTTTTGCCCCTTCAAAATCTATTGCGTTCAACGAGCAGTTGATTACCAATGATGGCCTTTTGGTCTCCCATATAGCACAATCGGAAAAAATTACTTTTGAGGATGCACTTTCACAAATTGAAGGGATTACTAAAAAATGGAGCCAGAAATTAACAGAAGGTGAAAAATTAAGCTTGTCAAAAATTGGTCTGTTATGGGCCGGCGCAGAAAATAAGGTACAATTTCAACCTTCATCAGAGGTTAATTATTTGACATCTTCCTTTGGCCTATCATCTTTTAATTCAATTCCCGTAACACGCGAAGTTTTAAAAGAGGAAATTATCGCTTTGGAAGAGGACATTCCGTTTATCATAAGTCCTGAAAAACGAGAAACCACATCTTTCCGGCCCTATTTAAAATATGCGGCAATTTTACTCTTGGCCTTGTCTACAGGTCTTACGGGATACCGTGCCTATGAAAAAGGCATGGTTAACGAGCGGTTAGTTAGGCAAGACGCTCAAAAAGAAGTGACCCGGCAGATACAAGAGGCTACTTTTTTCAATACTGCGCCCTTAGAATTACCTACCGTAAATGTAGATGCCGTTTCTAACGCAGAAAACAATACGGCACGTCATCATATTGTTGCCGGAGCTTTCCGTGTTAAGGCAAATGCTGACAGAAAAATAGCCACACTACAACAAAAAGGCTATAAGGCCGCATACTATGGAACCAATGCCTATGGTCTTCACATGGTGACCTACGACCGTTACGAAAATGCGCAGGAGGCTTTGAGCGCATTAAGGAAAATTAAGCGAACGCAATCCTCGGACGCTTGGTTACTTTCTGAAAAGTAG
- a CDS encoding aldo/keto reductase, giving the protein MNTNTITDIKGTFTLQNGVAMPYLGLGTYQADNEQEVVDSVKDALEIGYRHIDTASVYKNEEGVGKGIKESAVAREEIFVVSKVWNADQGYDSTIKAFTDSLERLQLDYLDLYLIHWPVAGKFKDTWKALEHLYTEKKVRAIGVSNFLQHHLEEVLSDCKVIPMVNQMEFHPYVVQQDLIDFCNKNIIQYEAWSPFMQGKVFDLDICKELADKYNKSIAQVILRWNLQKGVVTIPKSVHKNRIASNAAIFDFELSEEDVTYLDSLDRGERIGPHPDYFDF; this is encoded by the coding sequence ATGAATACAAATACAATAACAGATATCAAAGGAACTTTCACGCTACAGAATGGCGTGGCAATGCCTTACCTTGGTTTGGGTACTTACCAAGCCGATAACGAGCAAGAGGTGGTCGATTCGGTTAAAGACGCATTGGAAATAGGGTATCGGCATATAGATACGGCATCGGTATATAAAAATGAAGAGGGCGTTGGTAAAGGTATTAAGGAAAGTGCTGTAGCTAGGGAAGAAATTTTCGTTGTTAGTAAAGTGTGGAACGCAGACCAAGGTTATGATAGTACCATAAAGGCTTTTACGGATAGTTTGGAACGATTGCAATTGGATTATTTAGACCTTTATCTTATCCATTGGCCCGTAGCAGGTAAATTCAAGGACACGTGGAAAGCTTTGGAACATTTATATACCGAGAAGAAGGTAAGGGCAATTGGCGTAAGCAATTTTTTGCAGCATCATCTAGAAGAGGTGTTGAGCGATTGTAAGGTGATACCTATGGTAAACCAAATGGAATTTCACCCCTATGTAGTACAGCAGGATTTAATCGATTTCTGCAATAAAAATATCATTCAGTATGAAGCGTGGTCGCCCTTTATGCAGGGTAAGGTTTTTGACTTGGATATCTGCAAGGAATTGGCGGATAAGTACAACAAATCCATAGCTCAGGTGATACTGCGTTGGAACCTTCAGAAGGGAGTGGTGACCATTCCAAAATCAGTCCACAAAAATCGTATTGCTTCCAACGCTGCTATTTTTGACTTTGAACTTTCCGAGGAAGATGTAACGTACTTAGATAGTTTGGACAGAGGAGAACGTATTGGACCACACCCGGACTATTTCGATTTTTAA
- a CDS encoding DUF4292 domain-containing protein produces MRGKINTYLKPFLYSILTLFVLSCKSTKLVSDGTVDERLSSKAIIRAHYQNQPTFKTLSGKVKIDYTDGEDAQSFSVSLRLEKDKAIWMSAPLGIVKAYITPNKVSFYNKLQNEYFDGDFSYLSDLLGTEVDFKIVQNLLLGQALLDLREKKYEASITGEHYRLVPRSNEVLYKILFEIEPKNFKMASQQLSQPLKKRLLEIKYENYQRIGDEVLPNTININAVEKNTENRIQLEYRNLELNRTLNFPYKIPKGYEEIVLE; encoded by the coding sequence ATGAGAGGGAAAATAAATACATACCTGAAACCTTTCCTTTATAGTATTCTTACGCTTTTCGTTTTGTCTTGCAAAAGCACAAAATTGGTGTCGGATGGTACGGTAGATGAGCGTTTGTCGTCCAAGGCAATCATAAGGGCCCATTATCAAAACCAGCCCACATTTAAAACCTTAAGCGGAAAGGTCAAAATCGATTATACCGATGGTGAGGACGCGCAGAGTTTTTCCGTAAGCCTTCGCTTGGAAAAGGATAAAGCTATTTGGATGAGCGCTCCCCTGGGCATCGTTAAGGCCTACATTACCCCAAATAAAGTCTCTTTTTATAACAAATTACAGAATGAGTATTTTGATGGGGATTTTTCCTATTTAAGTGACCTACTTGGAACGGAAGTAGATTTTAAGATTGTGCAGAACTTACTCTTGGGACAAGCCCTGTTAGATTTAAGGGAGAAAAAATATGAAGCTTCTATAACCGGGGAGCACTACAGACTTGTTCCAAGGTCTAACGAGGTACTTTACAAAATACTTTTTGAAATAGAGCCCAAAAACTTTAAAATGGCCTCCCAGCAACTTTCGCAGCCCTTAAAGAAACGTTTGCTAGAAATCAAATATGAGAATTACCAGCGTATTGGTGATGAGGTATTGCCCAACACCATTAACATCAATGCCGTCGAGAAGAATACGGAGAATAGGATTCAGTTGGAGTATCGAAATTTAGAGTTGAACAGGACCTTGAATTTTCCCTATAAAATTCCCAAGGGATACGAAGAAATAGTACTGGAGTAA
- the dut gene encoding dUTP diphosphatase, translating into MNIKIINKSDHALPHYETNASAGMDLRASIQEPVVLRPMERTIIKTGLFMELPIGFEAQVRPRSGLAAKKGITVLNAPGTIDADYRGEVGVILINLSNEAFTIENGERIAQMVIAKHERATWEQVEELSSTVRGEGGFGSTGVK; encoded by the coding sequence ATGAATATAAAAATCATTAATAAATCGGACCACGCTTTGCCACATTACGAAACCAATGCTTCGGCCGGTATGGATTTAAGAGCAAGTATTCAGGAACCCGTTGTTTTGCGGCCTATGGAGCGCACAATTATAAAAACAGGCCTTTTTATGGAACTCCCAATCGGTTTTGAAGCACAAGTAAGACCTAGAAGTGGTTTGGCAGCTAAAAAGGGGATTACGGTATTGAATGCCCCTGGCACGATTGATGCTGACTATAGGGGCGAGGTCGGGGTAATCCTTATAAATCTTTCCAATGAGGCTTTTACCATTGAAAATGGAGAACGTATTGCACAAATGGTCATCGCAAAACATGAGCGTGCAACTTGGGAACAAGTAGAGGAGTTGTCAAGTACGGTTAGAGGAGAAGGTGGTTTTGGTAGTACTGGGGTGAAGTAA
- a CDS encoding outer membrane protein has protein sequence MKKIIIFALLIIVTSKLFSQNEKFGIEVNYPVLIDNNFIGVNYNGIIDLGLSYSFINTTIADFGVNFNTSIFRDSNKGGFSEIDITVISFQPSIYGEFKINGLQKFRPIARLGYTLLTFSNVIDFSTGEEIESNTSRGGLNLGLGVAYQISNRVFLKFEYDFTKLYETGRLSRSPFNTNINILAIGLSYKL, from the coding sequence ATGAAAAAAATAATAATTTTTGCTTTACTCATTATAGTAACTTCAAAATTATTTTCTCAAAATGAGAAATTTGGTATTGAAGTAAATTACCCTGTTCTTATTGACAATAATTTTATTGGTGTAAATTATAATGGCATTATAGATTTAGGATTAAGTTATAGTTTTATCAATACTACTATAGCGGATTTCGGTGTAAATTTCAACACGTCAATTTTCAGAGATTCAAATAAAGGTGGTTTTTCGGAAATTGATATTACCGTAATCTCATTTCAGCCAAGCATTTATGGAGAATTCAAAATTAATGGTCTCCAAAAATTTCGTCCTATTGCAAGGTTGGGTTATACCCTTTTAACCTTTAGTAATGTAATTGATTTTTCAACTGGTGAAGAAATAGAATCGAATACTTCAAGGGGTGGACTTAATCTAGGTCTTGGCGTGGCTTATCAAATCAGCAATAGAGTATTTTTAAAATTTGAATATGATTTTACCAAGCTTTATGAAACTGGTAGGCTATCCCGCTCACCATTTAACACAAATATAAATATCCTAGCCATTGGGTTAAGTTACAAGCTATAA
- the dprA gene encoding DNA-processing protein DprA: MINFQHTPAELIAILRLQHVPNIGDVIAKKLIAHCGSPAAIFEAKRNQLLKIDGIGTQTIKHLFDAAHLEAAEKEYAYCDTNAIEATYFKDDDYPDYLKHCIDSPILLFKKGKIALEQRKVISVVGTRNITSYGTAFCEQFIADIAPLNPIIVSGFAYGVDICVQREAMKHGLQTIGCLAHGLNQIYPKVHAKYQTEVCANGGFYTEFWSTSNPERENFLKRNRVIAGMSEATIVVESAEKGGSLVTADIANSYNRDVFAVPGRASDKYSLGCNNLIKKQQAHMLTSAADLIYLLDWDLEEKETKTVQKQLFVTLDDLEQTMYDYLQNNGKQLLDTIALECKLPIFKTSSTLLTMEMKGVIRPLPGKLFEAI, translated from the coding sequence ATGATAAATTTCCAACATACTCCGGCTGAGTTGATTGCAATTTTAAGATTGCAACATGTTCCTAATATTGGAGATGTAATCGCTAAAAAGTTAATTGCACATTGTGGTAGTCCAGCGGCAATTTTTGAGGCTAAACGGAATCAACTACTCAAAATTGATGGTATTGGTACCCAGACCATAAAGCATTTGTTCGACGCGGCACACTTAGAAGCTGCGGAAAAAGAGTATGCATATTGTGATACGAATGCTATAGAAGCCACCTATTTTAAGGACGATGACTATCCAGATTATTTAAAGCATTGTATCGATAGTCCCATTCTTTTGTTCAAAAAAGGGAAAATAGCTTTGGAACAACGAAAAGTGATCAGTGTTGTTGGTACGCGGAATATTACGAGTTACGGAACGGCTTTTTGCGAACAGTTCATTGCGGACATTGCGCCCCTTAACCCTATTATAGTAAGCGGATTTGCCTATGGAGTGGATATCTGTGTTCAGCGAGAGGCTATGAAACACGGGTTGCAGACTATAGGCTGTTTAGCACATGGATTAAATCAAATATACCCTAAAGTGCATGCCAAATACCAGACAGAGGTTTGTGCCAATGGTGGTTTTTATACTGAATTTTGGAGTACAAGTAATCCGGAACGTGAGAATTTTCTAAAACGAAACCGGGTTATAGCCGGAATGAGTGAGGCTACGATAGTGGTAGAATCTGCCGAGAAAGGGGGTAGCTTGGTCACTGCCGATATTGCGAACAGTTACAACAGGGATGTTTTTGCAGTACCCGGAAGAGCTTCGGACAAATACAGTTTAGGTTGCAATAACCTGATTAAAAAACAGCAGGCCCATATGTTGACATCTGCGGCGGACCTCATTTACTTATTGGATTGGGATTTGGAGGAAAAGGAAACGAAAACGGTACAAAAGCAATTATTCGTAACCTTGGACGACCTAGAACAAACGATGTACGACTATCTACAAAATAATGGCAAGCAACTTTTGGACACTATCGCTTTAGAGTGTAAGCTGCCCATTTTTAAGACTTCATCTACCTTGTTGACCATGGAAATGAAGGGCGTTATTCGTCCGTTACCAGGAAAATTATTCGAAGCAATTTAA
- a CDS encoding lipopolysaccharide biosynthesis protein: protein MNPLKKLFKQTAIYGLATVLPRMLSFLLVPIYTSVMPPGTYGDVTLIFSWFAILNVFLAYGMETAFFRFYKEAENRANVISTSLLSLGASTLLFVLVGLIFKGSIARALNIDTEYMNFVLGILALDALVIIPFALLRANEKPMRYAVIKILNVAINLGLNLFFLILLPKIAKGETSSIFSGIYVPNFEISYILVSNLIASAITLLLMLGVYKRPSYRFDMNLWRRMLTYAMPVMVAGIAFTINEVFDRYLLSELLPADIAKSEMGKYSACYKLALFMTLFATAFRMGIEPFFFSHSETKNPQKAYAQITNYFVVLGSIILLTVVVFADVLKRLIVLDESYWDAMPIVPLIVLASFFLGIYHNLSVWYKVTDRTKFGAYISMIGAVLTIIINFVFIPYFGYMASAVATLTAYGTMMLLSFYFGRMYYPIPYNFRKIIFYLGISILFSILSFYIFDRNLFVGISLLLIFLGLTYRLEGENLKKIIIKK from the coding sequence TTGAATCCGCTGAAAAAACTTTTTAAGCAAACGGCCATTTATGGCTTGGCAACCGTTTTACCTAGGATGCTATCATTTTTGCTAGTGCCCATCTATACCTCCGTAATGCCTCCTGGTACTTACGGTGATGTCACCTTAATTTTTTCATGGTTCGCCATTTTAAATGTTTTCTTGGCCTATGGAATGGAAACTGCCTTTTTTCGCTTTTATAAGGAAGCGGAAAACAGGGCAAACGTGATATCCACCTCGCTACTCTCTTTAGGAGCTTCTACACTGCTGTTCGTATTGGTTGGCCTCATCTTTAAGGGAAGCATTGCCAGGGCATTGAATATAGATACGGAATACATGAATTTTGTTCTGGGTATCTTGGCTTTAGATGCTTTGGTAATTATACCATTTGCATTACTGAGGGCTAATGAAAAGCCCATGCGTTATGCAGTAATCAAAATTCTGAACGTAGCGATTAATTTAGGTCTGAATCTCTTTTTCTTAATTCTGCTGCCTAAAATAGCTAAGGGAGAAACTTCGAGTATTTTCAGCGGAATCTACGTTCCAAATTTCGAAATCTCTTATATCCTAGTCTCCAATCTTATTGCTAGCGCCATCACCTTGCTATTAATGCTGGGTGTTTATAAAAGACCTTCTTACCGCTTTGACATGAATTTGTGGCGAAGAATGCTCACCTATGCCATGCCGGTTATGGTGGCGGGTATTGCATTTACCATAAATGAGGTTTTTGACCGATATTTATTATCAGAATTGCTTCCGGCGGATATTGCTAAAAGTGAAATGGGGAAGTACTCTGCCTGCTATAAATTAGCGCTTTTCATGACCCTGTTCGCCACGGCTTTTAGAATGGGAATAGAGCCTTTTTTCTTTAGTCATTCCGAAACTAAAAATCCGCAGAAGGCCTATGCTCAGATTACAAATTATTTTGTGGTATTGGGAAGTATTATTCTATTGACGGTTGTCGTTTTTGCCGATGTTTTAAAGCGGTTGATCGTGCTAGACGAATCCTATTGGGATGCCATGCCCATTGTGCCGCTAATAGTACTGGCAAGTTTCTTCTTAGGTATTTATCACAACCTATCCGTATGGTATAAAGTTACGGACAGAACAAAATTCGGAGCTTATATTTCTATGATCGGTGCGGTGCTTACCATCATTATCAATTTTGTCTTTATTCCTTATTTTGGTTATATGGCTTCTGCGGTAGCTACACTGACGGCGTACGGAACAATGATGTTGTTGTCCTTTTATTTTGGACGCATGTATTATCCTATACCCTATAATTTCAGAAAAATTATCTTTTATTTAGGAATCTCCATCTTGTTTTCTATCCTATCATTTTACATTTTTGATAGAAACCTTTTCGTGGGAATAAGCTTATTGCTCATTTTCCTTGGCCTAACGTATAGACTGGAAGGAGAAAACCTCAAAAAAATAATTATAAAGAAATGA